The Equus przewalskii isolate Varuska chromosome 5, EquPr2, whole genome shotgun sequence genome window below encodes:
- the LOC139083307 gene encoding ral guanine nucleotide dissociation stimulator-like, with amino-acid sequence MFSCCLPSCGGSGFRKAKKKSLFSHYRHWLGPHLHRLCPTGRRSTQSCTQEVVEELTDGFGYSISLDRDQLHRATINNQGCSESEDESTLSVTEACRMRALQAGMMQRLSETVLPAFPSRVLCSVITSLCSYSGSSTAHQVLDQLFPR; translated from the exons ATGTTCTCCTGCTGTCTCCCGAGTTGTGGAGGCTCTGGCTTCaggaaagccaagaaaaagaGCCTTTTCAGTCACTATAGACACTGGCTTGGCCCTCACCTGCACCGCCTCTGTCCAACTGGCAGGAGGAGCACTCAG AGCTGCACGCAGGAGGTGGTGGAAGAGCTGACGGATGGCTTCGGGTACTCCATCTCCCTGGACAGGGACCAGCTGCACCGCGCCACCATCAATAACCAGGGCTGCTCTGAG AGTGAAGATGAGTCCACTCTGTCTGTCACTGAGGCCTGCAGGATGCGTGCCCTCCAGGCAGGCATGATGCAGAGGCTCTCAGAGACTGTGCTGCCAGCCTTCCCCAGCAGAGTCCTCTGCAGTGTCATCACCTCCCTCTGCAGCTACTCAGGCTCCAGCACAGCCCACCAGGTGCTGGACCAGCTGTTTCCCAGGTGA